In the genome of Raphanus sativus cultivar WK10039 chromosome 4, ASM80110v3, whole genome shotgun sequence, one region contains:
- the LOC108853868 gene encoding serine/arginine-rich splicing factor RSZ22 isoform X2 has protein sequence MSRVYVGNLDPRVSERDLEDEFRIYGVIKSVWVARRPPGYAFLDFEDPRDTRDAIRELDGKNGWRVEQSHNRGGGGGGGRGGDRGGDRGGRGGGSDLKCYDCGEPGHFARECRNRGGTGRRRSRSRSPRYRRSPSYGRRSYSPRGRSPPPPRRRSPSPPPARGRSSYSRSPPPYRRRDELPYANGNGLKDRRRSRS, from the exons ATGTCGCGTGTGTACGTGGGGAATTTGGACCCAAGAGTTAGTGAGCGTGATCTCGAGGATGAGTTCCGTATCTATGGAGTTATCAAGAG TGTTTGGGTTGCTCGTAGACCACCTGGCTACGCTTTTCTAGACTTCGAGGATCCCAGAGATACCCGTGATGCCATCCGTGAGTTAGATG GCAAGAATGGTTGGAGGGTGGAACAGTCTCACAACcgtggaggtggtggaggaggggGCCGTGGTGGTGACCGCGGAGGAGATCGTGGTGGCCGTGGTGGTGGGTCTGATTTGAAGTGCTATGACTGTGGTGAGCCTGGTCACTTTGCACGTGAATGCCGTAACCGTGGTGGCACAGGAAGGCGTCGCAGCAGGAGCCGCAGTCCTAGATACAGGAGGAGTCCAAGTTACGGACGCAG GAGTTACAGCCCTCGTGGAagatctcctcctcctccaagaCGCCGCAGCCCTTCACCTCCTCCTGCTCGTGGTCGCAGCAGCTACAGTAGATCACCACCTCCGTACAGAAGGCGTGATGAACTGCCTTATGCTAATGG GAATGGACTGAAAGATAGACGCCGAAGCCGGAGCTGA
- the LOC108853868 gene encoding serine/arginine-rich splicing factor RSZ22 isoform X1 yields MSRVYVGNLDPRVSERDLEDEFRIYGVIKSVWVARRPPGYAFLDFEDPRDTRDAIRLNLTTCILFKWTGKNGWRVEQSHNRGGGGGGGRGGDRGGDRGGRGGGSDLKCYDCGEPGHFARECRNRGGTGRRRSRSRSPRYRRSPSYGRRSYSPRGRSPPPPRRRSPSPPPARGRSSYSRSPPPYRRRDELPYANGNGLKDRRRSRS; encoded by the exons ATGTCGCGTGTGTACGTGGGGAATTTGGACCCAAGAGTTAGTGAGCGTGATCTCGAGGATGAGTTCCGTATCTATGGAGTTATCAAGAG TGTTTGGGTTGCTCGTAGACCACCTGGCTACGCTTTTCTAGACTTCGAGGATCCCAGAGATACCCGTGATGCCATCC GTTTGAATTTGACGACATGCATTCTGTTTAAATGGACAGGCAAGAATGGTTGGAGGGTGGAACAGTCTCACAACcgtggaggtggtggaggaggggGCCGTGGTGGTGACCGCGGAGGAGATCGTGGTGGCCGTGGTGGTGGGTCTGATTTGAAGTGCTATGACTGTGGTGAGCCTGGTCACTTTGCACGTGAATGCCGTAACCGTGGTGGCACAGGAAGGCGTCGCAGCAGGAGCCGCAGTCCTAGATACAGGAGGAGTCCAAGTTACGGACGCAG GAGTTACAGCCCTCGTGGAagatctcctcctcctccaagaCGCCGCAGCCCTTCACCTCCTCCTGCTCGTGGTCGCAGCAGCTACAGTAGATCACCACCTCCGTACAGAAGGCGTGATGAACTGCCTTATGCTAATGG GAATGGACTGAAAGATAGACGCCGAAGCCGGAGCTGA
- the LOC108848354 gene encoding probable xyloglucan glycosyltransferase 5, translated as MAPRLDFSDWWAKDTRKGGGGGTPVVVKMENPNYSVVEIQGPDSAFRPVDKTRARKNAKQVTWVLLLKAHRAVGCLTWLAALFWSLLGSIKKRLSFAHNPLGSERLGRDRWLFSAIKLFLAVSLVVLGFEIVAYFRGWHYIPTSTLEIQSLLHLVYVGWLGLRADYIAPPIKALSKFCIVLFLIQSVDRLILCLGCFWIKYKKIKPRFDEEPFRDDDAEGSGFAYPMVLVQIPMCNEREVYEQSISAVCQLDWPKDRILVQVLDDSNDESIQQLIKAEVAKWSQKGVNIIYRHRLVRTGYKAGNLKSAMSCDYVEAYEFVAIFDADFQPNPDFLKLTVPHFKENPELGLVQARWTFVNKDENLLTRLQNINLCFHFEVEQQVSGVFLNFFGFNGTAGVWRIKALEESGGWLERTTVEDMDIAVRAHLHGWKFIYLNDVKVLCEVPESYEAYKKQQHRWHSGPMQLFRLCLGAILTSKIAIWKKANLILLFFLLRKLILPFYSFTLFCIILPLTMFVPEAELPVWVICYIPVFMSFLNLLPSPKSFPFIVPYLLFENTMSVTKFNAMVSGLFQLGSSYEWVVTKKAGRSSESDLLSITEKETVNQKSQLLRGVSDSELLEMNQLEEQKQKKPVKKTNKIFHKELALAFLLLTAAVRSLLAAQGVHFYFLLFQGVTFLLVGLDLIGEQMS; from the exons ATGGCTCCAAGGTTGGATTTTTCAGATTGGTGGGCGAAAGACACTaggaaaggaggaggaggaggaacaCCAGTTGTTGTCAAAATGGAGAACCCAAACTACTCCGTTGTCGAAATCCAAGGACCAGACTCAGCCTTCAGACCAGTGGACAAGACCCGAGCCCGCAAGAACGCAAAGCAAGTCACTTGGGTTCTGCTTCTCAAAGCTCACAGAGCCGTTGGATGCCTCACTTGGCTCGCCGCTCTCTTCTGGTCTCTCCTCGGCTCCATCAAGAAACGCCTCAGCTTCGCTCACAACCCGCTCGGCTCCGAGAGATTGGGGAGAGACAGGTGGCTTTTCTCTGCCATTAAGCTCTTCTTAGCTGTTTCCTTGGTGGTTCTTGGCTTCGAGATTGTTGCTTACTTCAGAGGATGGCATTATATCCCAACTAGCACACTTGAGATTCAGAGCTTGCTTCATCTTGTCTATGTTGGTTGGTTAGGGTTAAGAGCTGATTATATTGCTCCTCCAATCAAAGCTCTCTCCAAGTTTTGTATTGTTCTGTTCCTTATACAGTCTGTAGACCGTTTGATTCTCTGCTTGGGATGTTTCTGGATCAAGTATAAGAAGATTAAGCCGAGGTTTGATGAGGAACCGTTTCGTGATGATGATGCTGAGGGCTCTGGTTTTGCTTATCCAATGGTTCTTGTTCAGATTCCCATGTGCAATGAGAGAGAG gtgtatgaacagTCTATATCTGCTGTGTGTCAACTTGACTGGCCTAAAGATAGAATCCTGGTCCAGGTTCTTGATGATTCTAACGATGAAAGCATCCAGCAGTTGATTAAAGCTGAGGTTGCTAAGTGGAGCCAGAAGGGAGTCAACATAATCTACAGGCATCGTTTGGTTAGAACTGGATATAAAGCTGGTAACCTCAAGTCAGCTATGAGCTGTGATTACGTGGAAGCATACGAGTTTGTAGCTATATTTGATGCAGACTTCCAACCTAATCCAGACTTCCTTAAATTAACGGTTCCACATTTCAAA GAAAACCCGGAGCTAGGTTTGGTTCAAGCTAGGTGGACGTTTGTGAACAAAGACGAGAATTTGTTGACACGTCTTCAGAACATCAATCTTTGTTTCCACTTTGAGGTTGAGCAGCAAGTGAGCGGTGTGTTCTTGAACTTCTTTGGTTTCAATGGAACAGCTGGTGTTTGGAGGATCAAAGCTCTCGAGGAATCTGGTGGCTGGCTTGAAAGAACTACTGTTGAGGATATGGATATAGCAGTCCGTGCTCATCTCCATGGATGGAAGTTCATCTATCTTAACGATGTCAAG GTCCTTTGTGAAGTTCCTGAGTCATATGAAGCATATAAGAAGCAACAACACCGTTGGCATTCAGGACCTATGCAACTTTTTCGCTTGTGTCTTGGTGCAATCTTGACCTCTAAG ATAGCTATATGGAAGAAGGCGAACCTGATACTTCTCTTCTTCCTGCTTAGGAAACTCATACTTCCTTTCTACTCCTTCACATTGTTCTGCATAATCCTTCCACTAACCATGTTTGTACCAGAAGCTGAGCTTCCTGTTTGGGTCATCTGCTACATACCTGTCTTCATGTCTTTCCTCAACCTTCTTCCGTCTCCAAAATCGTTCCCTTTCATCGTCCCTTACCTCTTGTTCGAGAACACAATGTCTGTCACCAAGTTCAACGCAATGGTATCCGGTTTGTTCCAGTTAGGTAGCTCTTACGAGTGGGTTGTCACAAAGAAAGCTGGAAGATCATCAGAGTCGGATCTTTTATCTATCACCGAGAAAGAGACGGTGAACCAGAAAAGCCAGTTGCTTAGAGGGGTTTCAGACAGTGAGCTTTTGGAGATGAACCAGCTTGAAgaacagaaacaaaagaaacccgtcaagaaaacaaacaagataTTCCACAAAGAGCTCGCATTAGCCTTTCTGTTGCTCACTGCAGCGGTTAGGAGTCTGTTGGCAGCTCAAGGAGTGCATTTCTACTTTTTGTTGTTCCAAGGTGTCACGTTTCTTCTGGTGGGTCTTGACCTCATAGGCGAGCAGATGAGCTGA
- the LOC108849958 gene encoding putative B3 domain-containing protein REM4, which produces MRVSIDKNTPVVYQESVIRRVAILGNITPRKRKSLERDCSTTVDPVMASSTKKPIFIIDLSGQKSNPVIPDSFVLNHLKGNIQSTKLKLTSDASDRTWEVELDGQRFTRGWKHFSDHHYILNDDVLSFRRDGDMVFHVTPFGRSFSQQIQFISSTSEAENDGSDDDDEHNIFDDDVYDDDDATSEEKLYPNKTSLKKRARTETESSSENTYLVAHVTPSNLSRNHMYLPSKFARSNGLNNRQCEIDLRNEHGKSWTLDLRHNKTTGQSFVRNGWTSFCKLNGIKAESFCRFKLVQNGTKPALQLCPNTEVGEIESEDCSDPASMNQNRTVALQLKPYMFKSGRLRVPAPFGRANGIKEVGNITIVNKDGVEWKLHLCHMKGSELFYIRGLRDCFVANGIKKVGDSFTLEAIRGGANPILKISSKEASFDGSKTPQPRMIQVSRAEEEKETGVQKKARVSAEGEPSHRTRASKRSSAAPKTLQGKQPLQPCSISDQVTKVKQSVVDALTDVRQFRSELEIKERNLEAALLEIDVLGEKIMGISKLFNINQV; this is translated from the exons ATGCGTGTTAGTATTGATAAAAACACTCCGGTTGTATATCAGGAAAGTGTTATTCGTAGAGTTGCAATTTTAGGAAA TATAACGCCTAGGAAGAGGAAATCCTTAGAGAGAGATTGTTCAACAACGGTGGATCCAGTTATGGCTTCCTCAACGAAGAAACCAATCTTCATCATAGATCTGTCTGGACAAAAGTCAAACCCA GTGATTCCTGATTCGTTTGTTTTGAATCACTTAAAGGGTAACATTCAGTCTACAAAACTGAAACTTACTTCGGACGCTTCGGACAGAACATGGGAGGTTGAGTTGGACGGTCAGAGATTCACCCGCGGATGGAAACATTTCTCTGATCACCACTATATATTAAACGACGACGTTTTGAGTTTCAGGCGCGACGGGGACATGGTCTTTCACGTTACACCCTTCGGACGCAGTTTCTCTCAGCAGATTCAGTTCATCTCGTCTACCTCTGAAGCTGAAAATGATGGTtccgatgatgatgatgaacacAATAtctttgatgatgatgtttacgatgatgatgatgcaaccTCGGAAGAGAAACTGTATCCAAATAAAACATCGTTGAAGAAGAGAGcaagaacagaaacagagtCTTCATCAGAAAACACTTATCTTGTTGCGCACGTCACACCTTCAAACCTAAGTCGAAACCATATG TATCTTCCAAGCAAATTTGCGAGGTCGAATGGTCTGAACAACAGACAGTGTGAGATCGATCTAAGGAACGAACATGGAAAGTCTTGGACTCTGGATCTTAGACACAACAAAACAACTGGTCAATCATTTGTCCGTAATGGTTGGACAAGTTTCTGCAAATTAAATGGTATCAAAGCTGAATCTTTCTGTAGATTCAAACTTgtccaaaacggaacaaaaccTGCGCTACAGTTGTGTCCCAACACTGAAGTTGGTGAGATTGAATCCGAGGACTGCTCAGACCCTGCTTCAATGAATCAGAACAGGACTGTGGCATTACAACTTAAACCTTACATGTTTAAGTCAGGTCGACTT cGAGTACCTGCACCATTCGGAAGAGCTAATGGGATCAAGGAAGTGGGAAATATAACTATAGTGAACAAAGATGGCGTGGAGTGGAAGTTACATCTATGTCACATGAAGGGAAGTGAGCTATTCTACATTAGAGGTTTAAGAGATTGCTTTGTAGCCAATGGCATAAAGAAAGTTGGGGATTCCTTCACACTAGAGGCTATCAGAGGAGGAGCTAATCCTATTCTCAAGATCAGCTCCAAG GAAGCATCATTTGATGGCTCTAAGACTCCACAGCCAAGGATGATTCAGGTGTCACGAgctgaagaagaaaaggaaactgGAGTTCAAAAGAAAGCTAGAGTTTCTGCAGAAGGAGAACCATCTCACCGCACTAGGGCATCAAAGAGATCAAGTGCTGCTCCAAAAACCTTGCAGGGCAAGCAACCTCTTCAACCCTGCTCAATCTCTGATCAGGTAACAAAGGTGAAGCAGAGTGTTGTGGATGCTTTAACCGATGTAAGACAGTTTCGGTCAGAGCTCGAGATAAAGGAACGTAATCTAGAAGCTGCGCTGCTGGAAATTGATGTGTTAG GGGAAAAGATAATGGGAATCAGCAAACTCTTCAACATCAATCAAGTCTAA